A single window of Leptospira wolffii serovar Khorat str. Khorat-H2 DNA harbors:
- a CDS encoding cation diffusion facilitator family transporter, with the protein MHGHHHHSHHGHDHSHSSDGHSHSHAPESSRAFLYAFLLNFGFAFIELVGGYFFDSLAILSDSLHDLGDSGFLALAWIFQKIAAKPRTQTFTFGYKRLSLSAALVNSLVLFLGSFAIFAFAIGKLQEATVPNGWGMLGLSILGVAVNGAALFKMKGISGLNARTAFLHLLEDVLGWVAVLIGSIAVILFGWAWVDPSLSILISLWVGFQSFRNLRKILLLHLQSSPEGIDTKELETRILGIKGVQSVHDLHLWSMDGDYHVLTLHVGVKGSSISQAQKLKEKIREITKEFRIPHATVEVEPEGAECPYQEC; encoded by the coding sequence ATGCACGGACATCACCATCACTCTCACCATGGTCATGATCATTCGCATTCTTCCGATGGACATTCTCATTCCCATGCTCCGGAGAGTTCCCGGGCTTTTCTTTACGCTTTCCTTTTGAACTTCGGATTCGCTTTTATAGAGCTTGTAGGAGGATACTTCTTCGATAGCCTCGCTATTCTATCCGATTCCCTTCACGATTTAGGAGACAGCGGCTTTCTCGCCCTAGCCTGGATCTTTCAAAAAATCGCCGCCAAGCCGAGAACTCAAACTTTCACATTCGGTTACAAGAGATTAAGTCTTTCCGCGGCCTTAGTGAATTCCTTAGTTTTATTTTTAGGCTCTTTCGCCATCTTCGCATTCGCGATCGGTAAATTACAGGAAGCGACCGTTCCAAACGGCTGGGGAATGTTAGGATTATCCATATTAGGCGTCGCAGTCAACGGTGCCGCTCTCTTTAAAATGAAAGGTATTAGCGGGCTGAACGCAAGGACCGCATTCTTACATCTATTGGAAGACGTATTGGGTTGGGTTGCGGTATTAATCGGAAGTATAGCCGTAATTCTTTTCGGATGGGCATGGGTGGATCCTAGCCTTTCCATACTCATTTCTCTCTGGGTGGGATTTCAATCTTTCCGAAATTTAAGAAAGATACTTTTGCTACATTTGCAATCATCTCCCGAAGGGATCGACACCAAGGAATTGGAGACACGCATACTCGGTATCAAAGGCGTTCAATCCGTACACGATCTACATCTTTGGTCCATGGACGGGGATTATCATGTCTTGACTCTGCACGTAGGAGTCAAAGGAAGTTCCATTTCTCAGGCTCAAAAACTAAAGGAGAAAATCCGGGAAATTACAAAGGAATTCCGGATCCCCCATGCTACCGTAGAAGTGGAACCGGAAGGCGCCGAATGCCCCTACCAGGAATGTTAA
- the queD gene encoding 6-carboxytetrahydropterin synthase QueD, with translation MEEIELTKEFRFDAAHYLPNLPEGHKCKRMHGHSFRFKVHLKGQIDPHTGWLMDFAEVSKVIKPLLENYLDHYLLNEIQGLENPTSENISIWLWQRIKPQLPLLYKITLNETCTSACVYEGPSKKV, from the coding sequence ATGGAAGAAATAGAACTAACAAAAGAATTTCGCTTCGACGCAGCTCATTATCTTCCAAATCTTCCGGAAGGCCATAAATGCAAGAGAATGCACGGACATAGTTTCCGATTCAAAGTGCATTTGAAAGGCCAGATCGATCCTCATACGGGATGGCTTATGGATTTTGCGGAAGTAAGTAAGGTTATAAAGCCTTTACTTGAAAATTATCTAGACCATTATCTATTAAACGAAATTCAAGGTTTGGAAAATCCGACCAGCGAAAATATCAGCATCTGGCTTTGGCAAAGAATCAAGCCGCAGTTACCTCTTTTATACAAGATTACATTAAACGAAACCTGCACAAGCGCCTGTGTTTACGAAGGTCCTTCCAAGAAAGTCTAA
- the queC gene encoding 7-cyano-7-deazaguanine synthase QueC, giving the protein MATPRKSNGVRNSSALPKAVVLFSGGLDSTTCLYQCIEDGYSPTALSFDYNQRHREELKSAKKIAKLLQVPHMIQKLQPEFFLGSSLTERRIKVPKNALGDKKIPNTYVPGRNILFLSFGVSLAEGIGAERLYIGVNALDYSGYPDCRPEFIRAYAEAVRLGTKMGAEGRPLEIRTPLQHLDKKEIVLLGSKLGVPFSLTHSCYDPIQGKPCGKCDSCLLRKKGFQEAGIPEK; this is encoded by the coding sequence ATGGCGACTCCTAGGAAATCTAACGGCGTTCGAAATAGTTCCGCTTTACCGAAGGCAGTAGTCCTTTTTTCGGGAGGCTTGGATTCAACCACCTGCCTATACCAATGTATCGAAGACGGTTATTCTCCTACCGCACTTTCCTTCGATTATAACCAAAGGCATAGGGAAGAATTGAAGTCCGCTAAGAAGATCGCCAAACTTCTGCAAGTCCCTCATATGATCCAAAAGCTCCAACCGGAATTCTTCCTGGGTTCCTCCTTAACCGAAAGAAGGATCAAAGTTCCCAAGAACGCATTAGGAGATAAGAAGATACCGAATACCTACGTCCCGGGACGTAATATTCTATTTCTATCATTCGGCGTATCCTTGGCGGAAGGAATCGGAGCGGAAAGATTGTACATCGGAGTCAACGCCTTGGATTACTCCGGCTATCCGGATTGCAGACCGGAATTCATTCGCGCTTACGCGGAAGCGGTTCGTTTGGGAACTAAGATGGGTGCCGAAGGAAGACCGTTAGAAATTCGAACCCCCTTGCAGCATCTGGACAAGAAAGAGATCGTTCTTCTCGGTTCTAAACTCGGAGTTCCTTTCTCTTTGACGCATTCCTGCTATGATCCGATCCAAGGGAAGCCTTGCGGAAAATGCGACTCCTGCCTCCTTCGAAAAAAGGGTTTTCAGGAAGCAGGCATCCCGGAAAAGTGA
- a CDS encoding NAD(P) transhydrogenase subunit alpha, which translates to MEQFVSYLTIFLIAVFVGIEVINRIPPLLHTPLMSGSNAISGITIIGAILTLHASHSIAIQILGFIAIVAATINVIGGFVVTHRMLGMFKKKD; encoded by the coding sequence ATGGAACAGTTCGTAAGCTACCTGACGATATTTTTGATCGCAGTTTTCGTCGGAATCGAGGTGATTAACCGCATTCCTCCCCTTTTGCACACCCCTTTGATGTCAGGCTCGAACGCCATCTCCGGGATTACGATCATCGGAGCTATCTTGACTCTCCATGCTTCCCATAGTATTGCCATTCAAATCCTGGGATTCATAGCCATCGTTGCGGCAACTATCAACGTAATCGGTGGTTTCGTCGTTACCCACCGTATGTTGGGAATGTTCAAGAAAAAGGATTAA
- a CDS encoding NAD(P)(+) transhydrogenase (Re/Si-specific) subunit beta: MEKAYINLIYLVSSVLFIIGLKLLSHPKTAVRGNFTGALGMFLAILGVFFEYGTITQGDIILIASAILVGTAIGTYIALKVEMTGMPQLVALLNGLGGLASFLVGGNSLMEIIETGKNTELLSSFQFTISTAATGIIGAVTLTGSLVAFGKLQGLISEKAVRYFGDQIVKVLFLIGAIYLGYLNVTQPTNLEWYWYVVLVASILGVLLVIPIGGADMPVVIALLNSYSGLAASATGFVLGNNVLIISGSLVGASGILLTQIMCKAMNRSLPNVLFGGIGAATSSADSGDIYAGKTKATSAEEVAMLLDMAQRVVIVPGYGMAVAQAQHAVRELYNQLTDKNIEVEFAIHPVAGRMPGHMNVLLAEADIPYDKMKEMDEINPTFNTVDVVIINGANDVVNPLAKTDPGSPIAGMPILDVDKAKTIIVIKRSLSPGFAGVPNPLFIQENCLMYFQDGKKATQEIVTALKDT, encoded by the coding sequence ATGGAAAAAGCATATATCAATCTTATTTATCTAGTTTCCAGTGTCCTTTTTATCATCGGATTAAAGTTACTTTCGCACCCTAAGACTGCGGTTCGAGGAAACTTTACTGGTGCTTTAGGTATGTTCCTTGCGATACTCGGAGTATTCTTCGAATACGGAACCATCACCCAAGGCGATATCATATTGATCGCGTCCGCCATTCTCGTAGGAACCGCCATCGGCACCTATATCGCTCTCAAAGTGGAGATGACAGGAATGCCGCAACTCGTGGCTCTCTTGAACGGACTCGGAGGACTTGCATCCTTCCTAGTGGGCGGTAACTCGCTTATGGAGATTATAGAGACCGGCAAGAACACCGAATTGCTGAGTAGCTTTCAGTTCACCATTTCCACCGCGGCAACCGGTATCATCGGTGCCGTTACTCTTACGGGAAGCTTGGTCGCTTTCGGAAAACTCCAAGGACTGATTTCCGAGAAAGCGGTTCGCTACTTCGGAGACCAAATCGTAAAAGTTCTCTTTCTAATCGGTGCCATCTATCTCGGATATCTGAACGTAACCCAACCTACTAATTTAGAATGGTACTGGTATGTGGTTCTGGTAGCTTCCATTTTAGGAGTGCTCCTGGTGATCCCGATCGGAGGAGCCGACATGCCTGTCGTAATCGCTCTTCTCAACTCCTATTCCGGATTAGCGGCGTCCGCAACCGGATTCGTATTAGGAAACAACGTATTGATCATCTCCGGATCCCTCGTAGGAGCTTCCGGAATTCTACTTACCCAAATTATGTGTAAGGCGATGAACCGCTCTCTCCCGAACGTTCTATTCGGAGGAATAGGAGCCGCGACTTCTTCTGCCGATAGCGGAGACATTTACGCTGGTAAGACCAAAGCCACTTCCGCAGAAGAAGTCGCTATGCTACTGGATATGGCTCAAAGAGTCGTCATCGTTCCGGGATACGGAATGGCGGTTGCTCAAGCGCAGCATGCGGTTCGCGAATTGTATAATCAACTTACCGATAAAAATATCGAAGTAGAATTCGCTATCCATCCGGTTGCCGGAAGGATGCCCGGTCACATGAACGTTCTTTTGGCGGAAGCGGATATTCCTTACGATAAAATGAAGGAAATGGACGAGATCAATCCTACCTTCAATACCGTTGATGTCGTCATCATCAACGGAGCGAACGACGTAGTGAACCCTCTAGCTAAAACTGATCCGGGATCTCCTATTGCCGGTATGCCGATTTTGGACGTAGACAAGGCAAAAACGATCATCGTAATCAAACGCTCTTTGAGTCCCGGATTTGCCGGAGTTCCTAACCCTCTCTTCATCCAGGAAAATTGCTTAATGTATTTCCAAGACGGTAAGAAGGCGACCCAAGAGATCGTAACCGCTCTGAAAGATACCTGA
- a CDS encoding YbaN family protein, with protein MSREFKDYSDEVRLHKSRVIRFGLVFIGTVSLVLGIVGIFTPVLPTTPFLLLTAACYARASQKFYNWLMNNKYFGSFIRDWRIHKAIPLRAKIISVSSIVITMTVSAIFAPILAVRIGMAVIGICVIAYILRFPTKRADDSENTR; from the coding sequence TTGTCCCGAGAATTCAAAGATTATAGCGACGAAGTTCGACTTCATAAATCTAGAGTAATCCGTTTTGGCCTGGTCTTTATAGGAACCGTTTCTTTGGTTCTGGGAATCGTCGGAATCTTTACCCCCGTACTCCCGACTACTCCGTTTCTATTATTGACGGCAGCCTGTTACGCTCGGGCTTCTCAAAAGTTTTATAATTGGCTCATGAATAATAAGTATTTCGGGTCCTTTATCCGAGATTGGAGGATTCATAAAGCGATTCCGCTTCGGGCCAAAATCATCTCCGTTTCCTCAATCGTAATCACTATGACCGTCAGTGCGATCTTTGCGCCCATCCTTGCCGTTCGAATCGGAATGGCGGTCATCGGAATCTGTGTAATCGCTTATATCCTAAGATTTCCCACCAAGCGAGCGGATGATTCTGAAAATACTCGATAG
- a CDS encoding putative toxin-antitoxin system, antitoxin component, Xre family — MGISPQSVREMDAREKAGTVSLKVLKQFGESMDMKLVYGLIPARKSLQQILEDRALEIATEIVMRTSVNMQLEGQKNSPQRLEKAIRTQAKEILEKRPKYLWDSTMIRFARS, encoded by the coding sequence ATGGGAATCTCGCCGCAAAGCGTCAGAGAAATGGATGCTAGGGAAAAGGCGGGGACCGTTTCCTTAAAGGTTCTTAAGCAATTCGGAGAGTCTATGGATATGAAACTCGTTTACGGACTCATTCCAGCTCGAAAGTCGTTGCAGCAGATCCTGGAAGACCGTGCTCTCGAAATCGCTACGGAAATCGTCATGAGGACTTCCGTAAATATGCAGCTTGAGGGACAGAAAAATTCTCCCCAAAGATTGGAAAAAGCGATTCGGACTCAAGCCAAAGAAATTCTAGAAAAAAGGCCCAAATATTTATGGGACTCGACGATGATCCGCTTTGCGAGATCTTAA
- a CDS encoding tetratricopeptide repeat protein, whose translation MSFGRKSLILILSSSLFFGISGETLLSQSVSEDNQTNIPASPEGELPPPPQPTDQSEVSRRKYQILALNTETINLLRANNLGKAQANLEKLKKLDPDSLEFHYLTGAYLYVIGRYPQSKKALLKAVEINPSHDPSYYLLGMIFVRRSKWESAVPYFQKAVELANYNPFYRLDMALAYFETGQYLKAKSEAEKGIELKPNYRNAKIILLKVNFLLGNKADALAQCKEFAKEGFLHREFAHIYARLTMDIDKNFRKAIKLYNQFPDLPFNEKRFLAHAYFHTANYRAAANTYSLISGSKILTEEDKINYLRSLVFVRDYRRLESFVASWVSEEPEKKLKIQEALDTAELLRDNDPKVYHMLPSRSPYNN comes from the coding sequence ATGAGCTTCGGCCGTAAAAGCCTAATTCTCATTCTTTCTTCGAGTCTTTTCTTCGGGATAAGCGGAGAAACCTTGCTTTCGCAATCGGTTTCCGAGGATAATCAAACAAATATCCCCGCTTCTCCGGAAGGAGAGTTGCCTCCTCCTCCCCAACCTACGGATCAAAGTGAAGTTTCCCGCAGGAAGTACCAGATTCTCGCCTTAAATACCGAGACGATCAATCTTTTACGCGCCAATAATCTCGGTAAAGCCCAGGCAAATCTGGAAAAGCTCAAGAAATTGGATCCGGATTCCTTAGAGTTTCATTATTTAACGGGCGCGTACCTTTATGTGATCGGGAGATATCCTCAGTCCAAGAAAGCTCTTTTAAAAGCGGTGGAAATCAACCCGAGTCATGATCCTTCCTATTATCTTCTGGGAATGATATTCGTAAGAAGAAGCAAATGGGAATCCGCAGTTCCTTATTTCCAGAAGGCAGTGGAGTTGGCGAATTACAATCCTTTCTATCGATTGGATATGGCCTTGGCTTATTTCGAAACAGGGCAATATCTAAAGGCAAAATCGGAAGCGGAGAAGGGGATAGAACTCAAACCGAATTATCGAAACGCCAAAATTATATTACTAAAAGTTAATTTTTTGCTCGGGAACAAGGCTGACGCCTTGGCGCAATGTAAGGAATTTGCAAAGGAAGGATTTCTACATAGGGAATTCGCTCATATATACGCGCGTTTGACCATGGATATAGATAAGAATTTCCGAAAGGCGATCAAACTTTATAACCAATTTCCCGATCTTCCTTTCAACGAGAAAAGATTCCTGGCACACGCCTATTTTCATACGGCGAATTATCGTGCCGCCGCCAATACATATTCTCTGATTTCCGGTTCCAAGATTTTGACGGAAGAGGACAAGATCAATTATCTGCGTTCTCTCGTATTCGTTCGAGATTATCGGAGGTTGGAATCCTTCGTTGCATCTTGGGTTTCCGAAGAACCGGAAAAGAAATTGAAGATCCAAGAGGCATTGGATACCGCCGAGCTTTTACGGGATAATGATCCTAAGGTGTATCATATGCTCCCTTCACGGTCCCCCTATAATAACTAA
- a CDS encoding LIC10301 family lipoprotein, whose translation MKKISLVCLLILGTFYCNKSKPVPERILGVWEKTSSCTNDKCETYPPEKVKQLMILRDGYAIYRNPDDPEQKRNIEYVLHLENTKSQLPEIAFRFLDLGFEIRYTIQKVSDTEMEFLQVREATRKEPETTVIEFYKRVGTLSE comes from the coding sequence ATGAAAAAAATTTCCCTAGTCTGTCTCCTGATTTTAGGTACCTTTTACTGCAATAAATCCAAACCCGTACCCGAAAGAATCTTAGGCGTTTGGGAAAAGACCTCATCTTGTACGAACGATAAATGCGAGACCTATCCTCCGGAAAAAGTAAAGCAACTCATGATTTTACGAGACGGTTACGCGATTTATAGGAATCCCGACGATCCTGAGCAAAAAAGAAATATCGAATACGTACTTCATCTGGAAAATACTAAATCGCAGTTGCCGGAGATCGCATTTCGCTTTCTGGATTTAGGATTCGAAATTCGTTATACGATCCAAAAGGTCTCGGATACTGAGATGGAGTTTCTACAGGTTCGGGAAGCTACTCGTAAAGAGCCTGAAACCACCGTTATCGAATTCTATAAAAGGGTAGGAACTCTTTCCGAATGA
- a CDS encoding STAS domain-containing protein, whose protein sequence is MGENSEIIEIKPELTALFNDYYAFRNQLMDAIAKKPVKIVLDLGKIPVMNSISISSLVWFCKNAKTEGIEVDIREIHPDLLKTFEILKIDEYFQRI, encoded by the coding sequence ATGGGAGAAAATTCGGAGATTATCGAGATCAAGCCGGAGCTGACAGCCCTTTTCAACGATTATTACGCCTTTCGTAACCAGCTCATGGACGCGATCGCCAAAAAACCGGTCAAGATCGTGCTAGATTTGGGAAAAATTCCGGTTATGAACTCGATTTCCATCAGTTCCCTAGTTTGGTTCTGCAAAAACGCCAAAACGGAAGGAATTGAAGTGGATATTCGGGAAATACATCCGGACCTTTTGAAAACCTTCGAGATTCTGAAGATAGACGAATATTTTCAGAGAATCTAA
- the flgB gene encoding flagellar basal body rod protein FlgB encodes MFQKTHFMKTQDLLERGMNAASLKRKVISDNIANADVPHFKRSEVLFESMIKRALESEKIEASKAIPTRIEDERHISFFTPLDYRNVKPKTSIDYLSTMRADGNNVDPEKEVVDASNSQMQYMMMTERLNANFRDLKSMMRLA; translated from the coding sequence ATGTTTCAAAAAACCCATTTTATGAAAACCCAGGATCTGCTGGAAAGAGGAATGAACGCCGCCTCTTTAAAACGTAAAGTAATTTCCGATAATATTGCAAACGCAGACGTTCCGCATTTCAAAAGAAGCGAAGTGCTTTTTGAATCCATGATTAAAAGAGCACTCGAATCCGAGAAAATCGAGGCTTCCAAAGCCATCCCGACCAGAATCGAGGACGAACGTCATATTTCATTCTTCACTCCTTTAGATTACAGAAACGTAAAGCCCAAAACCAGCATAGATTATCTAAGCACGATGAGGGCAGACGGGAATAACGTGGATCCTGAGAAAGAGGTCGTAGACGCGTCCAATTCCCAGATGCAATATATGATGATGACGGAACGTTTGAACGCGAATTTTCGGGATCTAAAAAGCATGATGAGGCTGGCTTAA
- the flgC gene encoding flagellar basal body rod protein FlgC, producing MGLFTAINTSATGLSAQRLRMDVIGNNIANSTTTRNTNGDGPFRRDRVILTPVNLRTRWKSPAYPFGLEPGEGKGVKVMKIEKDMSPLRMVYDPTHPDSIQIGPKKGYVEMPNVNIVTEMTDMISASRSYEANVQMINGSKAMFNKALEIGRA from the coding sequence ATGGGACTCTTTACCGCAATCAATACCTCAGCTACCGGACTCTCCGCCCAAAGACTTAGGATGGACGTAATCGGTAACAATATAGCCAACTCGACCACGACCAGAAATACGAACGGGGACGGACCTTTCCGCAGAGATCGCGTCATTCTTACCCCCGTAAATCTCAGGACCCGTTGGAAAAGCCCGGCCTACCCTTTCGGCCTGGAACCGGGAGAAGGAAAAGGCGTGAAAGTGATGAAGATCGAAAAGGATATGAGCCCACTTCGTATGGTTTACGATCCCACTCACCCCGACTCGATCCAGATAGGTCCGAAAAAAGGCTATGTGGAAATGCCGAACGTAAATATAGTCACCGAAATGACGGACATGATATCCGCTTCCAGATCCTACGAGGCCAACGTCCAGATGATCAACGGATCCAAAGCGATGTTCAATAAGGCCCTGGAAATCGGAAGAGCTTAA
- the fliE gene encoding flagellar hook-basal body complex protein FliE encodes MQVDFNSKLWYTYNSGYSDSRFPLSPKGDKVGVKTDDERHYGDVKEPVAPDYVAESFSEAMRNAFKSVNDLQVEADELTQKMVFDPNSVDAHEVMIASEKARVALTFTKTLADGVVRAYRDLTSMR; translated from the coding sequence ATGCAGGTCGATTTTAATTCCAAACTTTGGTATACTTATAATTCGGGTTATTCCGATTCACGTTTTCCCCTTTCCCCGAAGGGAGATAAGGTAGGAGTGAAAACGGACGATGAAAGACATTACGGAGACGTAAAGGAGCCCGTGGCTCCCGATTACGTGGCGGAAAGCTTTTCTGAAGCGATGAGAAACGCGTTCAAGTCGGTGAACGACCTGCAAGTGGAAGCCGACGAGCTGACTCAAAAAATGGTATTCGATCCTAATAGCGTGGACGCCCACGAAGTCATGATTGCTTCCGAAAAAGCGAGAGTAGCTCTCACCTTCACTAAGACTTTGGCGGACGGAGTCGTTCGAGCCTACAGAGACCTCACTTCTATGAGATAA
- a CDS encoding P83/100 family protein — translation MLRIRPILLAFCIGSFILPVFSQTGPKLGEKEVRSSGRVNFVNRSAARADEETKGVNAKTGAAISDALKKDPKASASADGITAIRILPDEKKFGADLIGIGKDADFGHINSIQRILAGYIKSNFGYSEQNSDTLATYILYYNAIHRKNSAFIKRKYNDEVVKNIQADKIGIGKRYTEWPGKTQIVVPIVANILSEDGKDLETDELEKEVNKDLDKKKEGQEDKKKMDDLQREKLEDEKRKLQEKKEENRKQQEANAEKDRKAEKELQELNKDPVKNKQKITQKQEERKQVQQQQQQAKKEEQQLKEKEKEIAKKEESRKSDSKSSSSSSSSSDSKKDSSSGDQKSSDAKADDKKSKEELQKELGETKKELETVKEEQKKKEEFDKNVVGGKILFLKTLKYLSDGHYSNELNALDPAKDDVIFRGDFNKICGRTFEVVDGKALVVGYESDHSASHKLILIDQETLKPAVWSNDTVFWRTPMIIKGEEIYVFEERNGKYFLSRFDKGLKKVAGTEEEISPNSNVTFYGEKIYVTGKEEGSGKTEITVFNKADLKLVKKIKP, via the coding sequence ATGTTACGGATTCGCCCGATCCTTTTAGCTTTCTGTATCGGAAGTTTTATATTACCCGTTTTTTCTCAAACCGGACCTAAGCTGGGAGAGAAGGAGGTTCGTTCCTCCGGAAGAGTGAATTTCGTGAATCGATCCGCAGCCCGCGCCGACGAAGAGACCAAAGGCGTGAATGCGAAAACGGGAGCCGCGATTTCGGATGCCCTAAAAAAGGATCCCAAGGCGAGTGCTTCCGCGGATGGGATCACGGCGATTCGAATTTTACCCGACGAAAAGAAATTCGGTGCGGATCTGATCGGCATCGGTAAGGATGCGGACTTCGGACATATCAATTCCATCCAAAGGATTCTGGCCGGTTATATTAAATCCAATTTCGGATACTCCGAGCAAAATTCGGATACCCTAGCGACCTATATACTTTATTACAACGCGATCCATAGGAAAAATTCCGCTTTTATCAAACGCAAATACAACGACGAAGTAGTAAAGAATATCCAGGCCGACAAAATCGGAATCGGTAAACGTTATACGGAATGGCCGGGTAAAACTCAGATAGTAGTTCCCATCGTGGCCAATATCCTCTCCGAGGACGGAAAGGATCTGGAAACGGATGAACTGGAAAAGGAAGTCAATAAGGACTTAGACAAGAAGAAAGAAGGTCAGGAAGACAAAAAGAAAATGGACGATCTCCAACGGGAAAAGTTGGAGGACGAAAAGCGTAAGCTGCAAGAGAAGAAGGAAGAAAACAGAAAGCAGCAGGAAGCTAACGCCGAAAAAGATAGAAAAGCCGAGAAAGAACTCCAAGAGCTGAATAAGGATCCTGTAAAGAATAAGCAAAAGATCACTCAAAAGCAGGAAGAGCGTAAGCAAGTCCAGCAACAACAGCAGCAAGCCAAGAAGGAAGAGCAGCAATTAAAGGAAAAAGAAAAGGAGATCGCTAAGAAGGAAGAGTCGCGTAAGTCGGATTCCAAATCTTCGTCATCCTCGTCTTCTTCTTCCGATTCCAAAAAGGATTCTTCATCGGGAGATCAGAAATCCTCCGACGCTAAAGCCGACGATAAGAAATCCAAGGAAGAACTCCAAAAGGAACTCGGAGAGACCAAGAAAGAATTGGAAACCGTAAAAGAGGAACAAAAAAAGAAAGAAGAATTCGATAAGAACGTCGTAGGCGGAAAAATCCTATTCTTGAAGACTTTAAAATATCTTTCCGACGGACATTATAGTAACGAATTGAACGCTTTGGATCCCGCCAAGGACGACGTGATCTTCCGAGGAGATTTCAATAAGATCTGCGGACGCACCTTCGAAGTGGTGGACGGAAAAGCTCTTGTCGTAGGCTACGAATCGGACCACTCCGCTTCTCATAAATTGATTCTAATCGATCAGGAAACTTTGAAGCCCGCGGTTTGGTCCAACGATACCGTATTCTGGCGCACACCTATGATCATCAAGGGTGAGGAAATCTACGTATTCGAGGAAAGAAACGGAAAATACTTTTTAAGCCGTTTCGATAAGGGACTGAAAAAAGTCGCCGGAACGGAGGAAGAAATCAGCCCGAATTCCAACGTAACCTTTTACGGAGAAAAGATCTATGTAACGGGTAAGGAAGAAGGTTCCGGTAAGACCGAGATTACTGTATTCAACAAGGCCGATTTGAAATTGGTTAAGAAGATCAAACCGTAA